The genomic segment CCTCCGAACTGTTTTTAGTATCTTTCATATTTTCAGCAATAGTTTGTACAACTTCAGAAATCTCTTCTGTAGATGCATTTAACTCCTGTGACATTGATGCAATATTTTGTGATAAGTCACTAATATATGCAGCATCATTTTCATATTTATTTCCTGTCTCAATTAATAAATCATAATCTTTTTTAACATTCTCATTGACAAAATGTAGTACCTCCTTTGAGTTGCCTGATAGATTATTAAAGGCAGCTTGAACATTTGAAACTACATTTTGAATATTCTTAACATAATCTGCTGATTGCTCAGCAAGTATCCTTACTTCATTTGCAACTACCGCAAATCCCTTTCCTTGTTCTCCAGCTCTTGCAGCTTCAATATTTGCATTCAAGGCTAATAAATTTGTCTGTTCTGCTATTGATGCTATTGATTGTGCAATTATACCTATTTCACTAACTACTTTTCCTTGCTCTATTGCATTAAGTATATTATTTTGCTTTTCTTCATACAATTCATCTGTAGCTTTCATAGAGCTAATTCCAGTTTCCTTTACTTCAGTAGCTCTTTCCTTAATTTCGATAGACTGATGACTACTTTCAGTTGAATTCGAAGCCAGCTGAGTTATTCCAGAATTAACTTCTTCCATTGTTGAAGCTAACTCCTCTGTAATTGAATTTATACCTTGTATATTTTCTACTATTCCAGATGTATTCTTATCTATGCTTTCAAAATTGCTTGATAATTCTTCTAATGTAGCAGATAATTCTTCACTAGATGCTGTTACGCCCTGAGCCTGAATCACAATATTTTCAATCACTGATTTGATTTTTTCTTTTGCATTATTTAATGCTCTAATTAACAATCCTAATTCATCATTATTTTCACTTTCTATTGAGTATGTTAAATCTCCATTTCCTAAAGCTTCTGCAAATAATAAAACTTTTTTAATTATCATAGATATATATATTGATAATCCTGTCCCTATGGCAATAGCCAAAATAATCCCCACTATTAGAATTGCATGCATTATATTAGTTGTTTTGCGATAATTTTCTTTTGCACTGCTATAAGCTTCATCTGCTTGTTTTTGGTTTATTTCAACCAAGTTATCAAGATGTTTTGATATAATTTCTGTAGTTTGGTTAATTTCAGATAATTTAATTTTTGCTTCTGAATAATTCCCATTTTTAAGTAACTCAAAAAGATTGTCTTTTTCAGTTGCAAACTTATCTCCTAAAATAGAATTAAGATCATCAAACTCTTTCTTCTCATCATTTGACATGCTGCTATTACCAAAAGCTTCAACTACAGCTGAATTTTTAGTTTTGATTTGATCAAGTTGTTGTAGCGCTGTTTGTACCTTGGAATTATCCTGTTCTAGAACTACATCATTAACAATTTTAATTTCAATTAAAAAGTTCTCTTTAACCGAATGTATTTCATCAATACTTTTTAAATCATCAGAATATATTTGTTCTATACTGCTCTCAGTATTTGATAGACCAAACTTTCCGAAGAAACCAGTTATACCAATTAGTATAACCATACTCATAAAGCCAATTAATAATTTTGTTTTTATGGATACATTCTTTATCATCAGTATACCATCTCCCTTTATAATAAAATTTTAAAGTTTATAATAATTTGCAGCTTATTTCAAACCTTTACTAAATTATATTTTATCAAAAATTGTTAAAATATAATAGCATTTCGACATAAATTTTTCTAGTTATGACAATTTTATATTTTTTTATTTATATAAATTTTATTATCATGCTGCTAATTTAGATTATAAATATTTAGTTTTTAACCATATATACCTATACATTTCCTTTTTACACAAAGTGTGCATCATAGAGTGTCGTTATACAATGTTTTATTTTTTTCCAATTAAATTAAATAGGCTAGTTATTCATTTGCATAACTAACCTTAAAATTTTACTCATTTATAGAATTTATATTAATCCACTCTCCAAATTTTGTTAGCGTGTTTTTTTATTTTGAAGGAGTGAAAGCTTCTATAACAGCAGTTTCCTTATCTTCTGTTATTGCTCCTCCACATCTTTTTTTAATGCATATCTCTTGTTCGGTTTAATTATAGGAAATTATTGTTACAGTTCTGTAACAGAGATTTATCAATAATGTTACAAATTTACGAATCTTTATCATATTATATAAATATTACATTCATAGCCTTCTGAACAACATTTTCTACAGTAAAGCCAAATTTCTCAAAAACTTAAATTTGCTTCATTCTCTTTTTAAAATGCATCTATTTACTGCACCTTTTTATATTGTTATCTTTTTTATTGGTTCATTTTTAAATTATTTTATGTTTTAATTTATGGCTATGTTTAAGAATAATATTATATTATTTTTAAGGGAACTTTTTATAGGTTCCCTTAATTTACATTTTAAGAATTTTCTTCATTAATACATTTACTCAATATAATATTTATGTGCCATTAAATCTTCTTCGCTGATACACTTAACATCTTTATAACTCCTTGATAGAGCATACTTATACATATCCGATACTAATTGGCTATCTTTACACCAAAACATAACATATGAGCAGTCATATACTGCAAGTATAATCTGACAATCACTATCTAAAAACTCTTCATATTTCGATACTTCCTTAATAATTCCGTCTTTTAAAAAAGCCCTCAAAGTCAGAAATACCATATAATAAGTATTATTTTTTGAACTTTCAAATAGTCGCTCCCCAGATAGTATTCTATCATCATCATCAAATAAGAACGCATTTGTAAATTCATTATCGTGTAGTAGGTGTATTTCATCATTATCAACTAACCATTGATAATAATTAGTTGGCAAGGGTTGTAATATATCAGATAGATAATTTCCGTATTCATTTGGAATTTCAAATCTTACTCCCATATTTTTCATTTAGTTATCCTCCAAACTTATTGGTAAATATTCATTTTATATAGGTTATACATAAGTTGCTTCTCTTACACTAAAATCTCTTAATTTTGTATCAGTATGAGAAGTATGAGATTGCACTAATAAATTTTTGCTCTTAATGGTGTCTTTTTCTGTATTAAAGACTTCTAATCACTTAAACCAATACATATAGTTAGCAAGATATTTGGTTGCAACACCGTTAAACCTATCCATCAATTTCTTTAGTTTGCTATGGAAAGCGTTAATGTACTGTATATACTATATTCCTTCGTTATTGTTTATCACTCTTGATTTGTTGAAGTTCTATACCTAAGTTTTGTGCAAATTAAATGTAACTCTTGTGTAAGTAATTACAAAGTATGGCTTCTTCATCAATTCTATCTCTAAAGAGTGTTTCTAAATCAGTATGTTTCATTCTTCCTTTGCATATAAGTTCCGTAATGAGGTTTCCTGTTCTATCCACAGCACAAATTACACTCACTTGTTCCTTTGATATTCCTCTTTTTTCTTTTTTCATCTTTATTGCTATAAATACCCTTAACGCCTTTGAATGGGCTTTTCGTGGCATTGTAAAAGTGGTACTTTTCTTATGGTCACCCTTAAAAGACTCTCTAAAAAAAGCCTCGTCAACTTCTATGACACCACCTACACTTCAAATTCCCATATATGCTCTTAAAGCGTCTAAAATCTTATACACCCAATAGAATGATGTAGGTATGCTTATTCCAACTTCTTTGGCACATTCTTTTAATTAAACTATTCTCTTTACTAAACCTTCTTTCATTTGCAGAGTAATAGAAATAATAGAACCATGAGTTATTTTTTGTCTCATGGTTCTATTTAACTACTAGATATAATTTATCTTTTCTTTAGATTATAGCCTAAAAATTATTTGCTCTCATTAACAATGGCAATACTGTTACTTGAGCCTATTCTGCTTGCTCCTGCATTTATCATATCCATAGCTGCTTTGAAGTCTCTAACTCCACCTGATGCCTTTACACCTAAATCTGGTCCAACAGTTTTTCTCATCAATGCTATATCTTCTTTAGTTGCTCCAGCAGTAGAAAATCCTGTTGATGTCTTAACAAAATCAGACTTAGCTTCTTTAGCTATCTCACAAACTTTAACTTTTTCTTCATCAGTTAATAAACATGTTTCAATAATAACTTTAACTAACGCTTTTCCTTTGGCTGCATTTACTACAGCTTCTATATCTTCTTTAAGTAAACTATAATTTTTATCTTTTAATGCCCCAACATTTATAACCATATCTATTTCGCTCGCACCATTTTCAATAGCTTGAGATGTTTCAAATGCTTTCGCTTCCTTTGTCATAGCTCCAAGTGGAAATCCTACTACAACACAAGTTTTTACTTCACTTCCTGCAAGTTCAGTACTTACTAATTTTGCATAACATCCATTTACACAAACTGAAGCAAAATTGTATTCTTTAGCTTCTCTGCATAATCTTTTTACATCCTCTACTGTCGCTTCTGGTTTTAATATTGTATGATCTATATATTTAGCAATATTCATATTTCATTACTCCTTAAATTTATTTTATAACTATATATTTTACAATTCATAATTCACAATTCACAATGCACGATGCACAATGAACAATGCACATTTCGTAATTCACAATTACGAATGAAATTCTTGTAATATTATTCGAATTATAACATGCAGTTTATGGTTTAGATTGATTAAATAACAAGTTGATACTAGTGACAAATTACAGGTGACAAGTGATTCACTTATCACTTACTCAACGAACGTATCTGAGTCGAGTTTCCGCTAACGGTTGGTTCAATTAACGCTTGTGAAGTGAGAATCCAAAATTTTCTTTTGGGTTGTCGAACTTCCTCAGCGAATGTAATGAGTCGAGCTTCCCTAGGAAATTGGGAGCAAGCATTAGTGGTGCAACCTGCAATTTAGAACTTTCAGCGAAATTTTCGCAGTCCTGTGAAATAACAATCTTTCTTCTTTCTATTAACGAGTACCTTTTTCGTATGGAACTCCATCAGCTTTTGGTGCAACTGATTTTCCTACAAAAAGAATTAATACTACAATTGTTAGAATGTATGGTAGCATTGCAAGTATTTGCGAAGGAATAGCAAAGTTTCCGCCTCCTAATACAACTGTTAATGCTTGAGCAAATCCAAATAATAAGCAAGCTCCGTATGCGCCATGTGGAGTCCATTTGCCAAAAATAACTGCTGCTAATGCAATAAAGCCTTGACCGCTAATTGCTGTTGGAGTAAATTGCGCTATTATTGCAAGTGTCATAGATGCTCCACCAAACCCTGCAAGTATTCCAGAAATCATAACACACACGTAACGAGTTGCAGTTACACTTATTCCAAGAGTATCTGCAGCTGCTGGATGCTCTCCTACAGCACGAATACGTAATCCCCATTTAGTTTTATATAAAATAAACCAAATAACTACTGTAATTAAAATCGCTATAAAAACTGTAATATCTACGCCAAATACTTTAGGTAAT from the Clostridium beijerinckii genome contains:
- the deoC gene encoding deoxyribose-phosphate aldolase; amino-acid sequence: MNIAKYIDHTILKPEATVEDVKRLCREAKEYNFASVCVNGCYAKLVSTELAGSEVKTCVVVGFPLGAMTKEAKAFETSQAIENGASEIDMVINVGALKDKNYSLLKEDIEAVVNAAKGKALVKVIIETCLLTDEEKVKVCEIAKEAKSDFVKTSTGFSTAGATKEDIALMRKTVGPDLGVKASGGVRDFKAAMDMINAGASRIGSSNSIAIVNESK
- a CDS encoding methyl-accepting chemotaxis protein, with amino-acid sequence MIKNVSIKTKLLIGFMSMVILIGITGFFGKFGLSNTESSIEQIYSDDLKSIDEIHSVKENFLIEIKIVNDVVLEQDNSKVQTALQQLDQIKTKNSAVVEAFGNSSMSNDEKKEFDDLNSILGDKFATEKDNLFELLKNGNYSEAKIKLSEINQTTEIISKHLDNLVEINQKQADEAYSSAKENYRKTTNIMHAILIVGIILAIAIGTGLSIYISMIIKKVLLFAEALGNGDLTYSIESENNDELGLLIRALNNAKEKIKSVIENIVIQAQGVTASSEELSATLEELSSNFESIDKNTSGIVENIQGINSITEELASTMEEVNSGITQLASNSTESSHQSIEIKERATEVKETGISSMKATDELYEEKQNNILNAIEQGKVVSEIGIIAQSIASIAEQTNLLALNANIEAARAGEQGKGFAVVANEVRILAEQSADYVKNIQNVVSNVQAAFNNLSGNSKEVLHFVNENVKKDYDLLIETGNKYENDAAYISDLSQNIASMSQELNASTEEISEVVQTIAENMKDTKNSSEEIKVGIDETNKAIEQVAKVAQHQAETAEKLTELVLNFKI
- a CDS encoding ABC transporter permease, whose protein sequence is MLNSIALLIGITLMYSAPLIFGALGGVVSERSGVVNIGIEGMMTIGAFTGAAVGYYSGNAWLGFLAAGIAGGIMALLHAVASITFNADQTISGIAINLLGAGFSLFTCRLLFEGATMTKPVATKLPKVFGVDITVFIAILITVVIWFILYKTKWGLRIRAVGEHPAAADTLGISVTATRYVCVMISGILAGFGGASMTLAIIAQFTPTAISGQGFIALAAVIFGKWTPHGAYGACLLFGFAQALTVVLGGGNFAIPSQILAMLPYILTIVVLILFVGKSVAPKADGVPYEKGTR
- a CDS encoding DUF2691 family protein gives rise to the protein MKNMGVRFEIPNEYGNYLSDILQPLPTNYYQWLVDNDEIHLLHDNEFTNAFLFDDDDRILSGERLFESSKNNTYYMVFLTLRAFLKDGIIKEVSKYEEFLDSDCQIILAVYDCSYVMFWCKDSQLVSDMYKYALSRSYKDVKCISEEDLMAHKYYIE